One segment of Zhihengliuella halotolerans DNA contains the following:
- a CDS encoding organic hydroperoxide resistance protein — MNPLYTAEALAVGAGRDGRVTTPDGRVDLDLAVPAAMGGSGNGSNPEQLFAAGYSACFHSALALAARERKVKIDGSSVGARVQIGSNDDGGFGLAVTLEVVIPDVEPALARELADRAHEVCPYSNATRGNIEVDVQVGDD; from the coding sequence ATGAACCCCCTCTACACTGCAGAAGCCCTCGCCGTCGGTGCCGGCCGCGACGGCCGCGTCACCACCCCCGACGGCCGGGTCGATCTCGACCTCGCCGTGCCCGCCGCGATGGGCGGATCCGGCAACGGCTCCAACCCGGAGCAGCTCTTCGCCGCCGGATATTCGGCCTGCTTCCACAGCGCACTGGCCCTCGCCGCACGCGAGCGCAAAGTCAAGATCGACGGGTCCAGCGTCGGCGCGCGCGTGCAGATCGGCAGCAACGACGACGGCGGCTTCGGTCTGGCCGTCACGCTGGAGGTCGTGATTCCCGACGTCGAGCCGGCACTGGCCCGTGAGCTCGCCGACCGCGCGCACGAGGTCTGCCCCTACTCCAACGCGACGCGCGGGAACATCGAGGTGGACGTTCAGGTCGGCGACGACTGA
- a CDS encoding MarR family winged helix-turn-helix transcriptional regulator, whose protein sequence is MPETPARDPLSLDAQLCFPVYASQQRIAAAYRELLAPLSLTYPQYLVLLVLWESDGVLVSEIGDRLHLDSGTLSPLLKRMAAAGLVERRRDDADERRVRIHLTEAGAALRQRAAGIPAELFGRLGLTIDEAERLRGLLAKLCS, encoded by the coding sequence ATGCCCGAAACCCCGGCCCGTGACCCGCTCTCCCTGGACGCGCAGCTCTGCTTCCCCGTGTATGCCTCGCAGCAGCGGATCGCAGCCGCCTACCGCGAGCTGCTGGCCCCGCTGTCGCTGACCTACCCGCAGTACCTTGTGCTGCTGGTCCTCTGGGAGTCAGACGGTGTCCTCGTGTCAGAGATCGGCGACCGCCTGCACCTGGACAGCGGGACCCTGTCGCCGCTGCTCAAGCGCATGGCCGCGGCCGGGCTCGTCGAGCGGCGCCGTGACGACGCCGACGAGCGCCGGGTCCGCATCCACCTCACCGAGGCTGGTGCCGCGCTGCGCCAACGGGCCGCGGGCATCCCGGCCGAACTCTTCGGCCGGCTCGGCCTCACGATCGACGAAGCCGAGCGATTGCGCGGCCTGCTCGCCAAGCTGTGCTCCTGA